One window from the genome of Corvus moneduloides isolate bCorMon1 chromosome 9, bCorMon1.pri, whole genome shotgun sequence encodes:
- the C9H1orf146 gene encoding uncharacterized protein C1orf146 homolog, whose protein sequence is MTEGCRQEQTRWITTIIMSTALQDHEISTVLQRQQHRVRYSESVETGSVIFPLSGIAFILSDTQDLLRTGEEEFSKRIQKFINIHRNSFLVLSAALHGPEEWSAMFRIQRRFLGSNLRVIPVHNPAETVKLMLTMAKITSKPQADDTRCKMEMTKAQIIEKSPVWKMLQEYQFHCN, encoded by the exons ATGACAGAAGGTTGTAGGCAGGAGCAGACGAGGTGGATAACGACGATCATTATGAGTACAGCTCTGCAG GATCATGAAATTTCTACAGTTTTGCAGAGACAACAACACCGAGTTCGATATTCAGAATCAGTGGAAACTGGATCtgtgatttttcctctttctg GCATTGCATTTATACTGTCAGACACTCAAGACTTGCTTAGGACAGGGGAAGAAGAGTTTTCTAAAAGGATTCAGAAGTTCATAAACATCCATCGGAacagttttttggttttgtcagcTGCTCTTCATGGACCAGAAGAATGGAGTGCCATGTTCAGGATTCAGAGAAG ATTCCTGGGCAGTAACTTACGTGTAATACCAGTTCACAATCCTGCTGAAACTGTTAAATTAATGCTAACTATGGCTAAG aTAACTTCCAAGCCACAAGCAGATGATACTCGTTGCAAAATGGAAATGACAAAAGCCCAAATAATAGAAAAAAGTCCAGTTTGGAAGATGC